Below is a window of Bradyrhizobium sp. SZCCHNS1050 DNA.
CGCGAGGCGATTGCCGATTCGGTGGAGCTGACGATTCGCGGCCATTCCTACGATGCGCTCGTCGGCCTCGCCGGCTGCGACAAATCGCTGCCGGGCATGATGATGGCGATGGTCCGGCTCAACGTGCCCTCGATCTTCATCTATGGCGGCTCGATCCTGCCCGGCAATTTCCGCGGCCAGCAGGTCACCGTGCAGGACATGTTCGAGGCTGTCGGCAAGCATTCGGTGGGCGCGATGTCGGACGACGACCTCGACGAGCTCGAGCGCGTCGCCTGTCCGTCGGCTGGCGCCTGCGGCGCCCAGTTCACGGCCAACACGATGGCGACGGTGTCCGAGGCGATCGGGCTGGCGCTGCCTTATTCGGCCGGCGCCCCGGCGCCTTACGAAATCCGCGATTCCTTCTGCATGACCGCCGGCGAACAGGTCATGGAGCTGATCGCCGCCAATATCCGCCCGCGCGACATCGTCACGCGAAAATCCCTGGAGAATGCCGCTGCGGTTGTGGCGGCGTCCGGCGGGTCGACCAATGCTGCGCTGCATCTACCTGCGATTGCGCACGAGGCCGGCATCAAGTTCGACTTATTCGACGTCGCCGAAATCTTCAAAAAGACACCTTATATCGCGGATTTGAAGCCGGGTGGCCGCTATGTCGCCAAAGACATGTTCGAGGCTGGTGGCATTCCGCTCTTGATGAAGACGTTGCTCGACCATGGCTATTTGAACGGCGACTGCCTCACAGTCACCGGCCGGACGATCGCCGAAAACCTCAAAGGCGTGAAGTGGAATCCGCACCAGGACGTGGTGGTGCCGGCTGACAAGCCGATCACTGCAACCGGGGGTGTCGTCGGTCTGAAAGGCAATCTCGCGCCAGAGGGCGCGATCGTGAAAGTCGCGGGCATGTCGAACTTGAAATTCTCTGGGCCGGCCCGCTGCTTCGATCGGGAAGAGGACGCCTTTGACGCCGTCCAGAAGCGCA
It encodes the following:
- the ilvD gene encoding dihydroxy-acid dehydratase: MDAKTDIKRRLPSRHVTEGPERAPHRSYLYAMGLTTAQIHQPFVGVASCWNEAAPCNIALMRQAQAVKKGVAHAGGTPREFCTITVTDGIAMGHDGMRSSLPSREAIADSVELTIRGHSYDALVGLAGCDKSLPGMMMAMVRLNVPSIFIYGGSILPGNFRGQQVTVQDMFEAVGKHSVGAMSDDDLDELERVACPSAGACGAQFTANTMATVSEAIGLALPYSAGAPAPYEIRDSFCMTAGEQVMELIAANIRPRDIVTRKSLENAAAVVAASGGSTNAALHLPAIAHEAGIKFDLFDVAEIFKKTPYIADLKPGGRYVAKDMFEAGGIPLLMKTLLDHGYLNGDCLTVTGRTIAENLKGVKWNPHQDVVVPADKPITATGGVVGLKGNLAPEGAIVKVAGMSNLKFSGPARCFDREEDAFDAVQKRTYREGDVIVIRYEGPRGGPGMREMLQTTAALTGQGMGGKIALITDGRFSGATRGFCIGHIGPEAAVGGPIALVEDGDIIEIDAEAGILNVKLSDAELATRKTKWTPRETHHTSGALWKYAQQVGPAVAGAVTHPGGAQEKYCYADI